TCCGCGATGTGGATATCGTCGATGTCCTCGAGGATGTCCACCGCCGCCCGCAGACCCGACCTGGCGCCGCCCGGTAGGTCGATCTGGGTGATATCCCCGGTGACGACGACCTTGGATCCGAAGCCGAGCCGGGTGAGGAACATTTTCATCTGCTCGGCCGTGGTGTTCTGCGCCTCGTCCAGGACGATGAACGCGTCGTTAAGGGTGCGGCCACGCATGTACGCCAGCGGCGCCACCTCGATGACCCCCGCCGACATCAACTTCGGGATCAGCTCGGGGTCCATCATGTCGTACAGCGCATCATAGAGCGGCCGCAGGTACGGGTCGATCTTTTCGCTCAGCGTGCCCGGCAGAAAACCAAGGCGCTCACCGGCTTCCACCGCGGGGCGGGTCAAGATGATGCGGGTCACCTGCTTGGTCTGCAGCGCGTGGACCGCCTTGGCCATCGCGAGGTAGGTCTTCCCGGTACCGGCCGGGCCAATCCCGAAGACGATGGTGTTCGCGTCGATCGCGTCGACGTAACGCTTCTGGTTGAGCGTCTTGGGACGAATCGTCTTACCCCGGCGCGACAAGATGTCTAGGGTGAGCACTTCGGCTGGGGACTCGTTGCCCGTGCCGACCAGCATGGCGACGCTGTGGCGCACCACCTCCGGGGTCAATGGCTGGCCGCTGGCCACGATCGCCACCAGCTCGGAGAGCACCCGCTCGGCCAGCGCGACGTCGGCCGGCTCACCGGAGAGGGTCACCGCGTTGCCGCGCACATGCAGATCGGCGCTCAGCGTGCGTTCCAGAGCACGCAGGTTCTCGTCGGCCGAACCGAGTAAGCCCACAACGAGGTCGGGCGGAACGTCGATGCTGCTGCGAACTTGAGTGTCGGCCTGCCGGGCTACACCAGCGTCAGCAGCGCGGGTCTCGCGGGGCGTCACGTGGTTTCTGATGCCTGCTTTCTGCGAGTTTCAAGCGGTGAGCGTTGTCAGTCTACCGCTGGTCAATAGGCCCGCCCCAGATCATCGCCTGAGCAGCGTATTCGCCGGCAAATCCCGATCCAGCACCTTATGGGCCTGGGCGACGCCGGTGACGGGTAGCAGGGCCTCGTCCAACAGCCCGACCTGCACCAACAGTGACGCTTGATCCCAGTAGATGCGTTCAAAGGCAACCTTTGGCGGCTCGGAGTCCGCATCGAAGCCCATCACGACCACCACCGGCAGCATCACCGCGCGACCGGTGGGTGCCACGCCAGGAAGCAGCGTCGGCATTGGGATGTCGTGCGTGAACGACATGATCATCTCGTCGACAACGCGGTCGGCGCCCACCGTACGACAGACCGGAACGATCGTGGTATCGGCAGGCCAATGCCCGATGAAATACCTGTCGTAAAAGTCCGCCACCCCATCGGCGCCGACCCCGCCCATCATGGTGGGCACGTGGTTGACGAAAGGGTCAGCGGACATGGTCGCCATCGTCGCCTTGACGTCCTTGGCGACAAACTCCTTGGCAACATGCTGGTCGAAGATCGCACTCAGATCGTGCGGATTGTTAGCCATCAGGCATGCTCCTTCCTGCACTGCAAGATCGTTACCAGGTCAGCGCCTTTGGGTGACGGCTCAATCCCAACGCGAGGTAAGCACGCCCAACGCCCCCAACGCCACCGCAGCCGCGGTCGATGTCCGCAGCACGGTCGGGCCGAGCCGGACTGCGAGCGCACCGGCGTCGGTCAGCGCGGCGATCTCGTCCGGCGTGATACCACCCTCGGGACCGACCACCAGAATCAGTGAGTTCGCTTGCGCCAGAGTGACATCGGCAAGCCGATCGGTCGCCGCCTCGTGCAACGCCAACACCGTCGAGCCGGCGGCCACCTCGTCACGCACCCGCCGAACCAGCGCCGCGGTGGACGCCACGCCGTCAACCGGCGGAATATACGCCCGGCGCGATTGCCGGGCCGCCGAGCGGGCGACGGCACACCAGCGGCGCAGGCCCCTGTCGATCCGGGCGCCCTCCCAGTTGGCCACGCAGCGCGCCGCCTGCCAGGCCAGGAACGCATCGGCGCCGGCCTCGGTGGCCAATTCGATCGCCAGTTCGGAGCGCTCGGACTTCGGCAGCGCCTGCACCACCGTCACCGACGGCCGACCGGGGTCGACGTTCCAACGCCCCAGCACCCGGGCATGCAACCCAGCACGCCCGGCCTGCTCCACCCGACAGCGGGCCAGGCCGCCGGCGCCGTCGCCGAGCACCAACTGCTCGCCCGGACGGATCCGCCGCACCGTGGCTGCGTGGAAACCTTCGTCGCCGGCTACGACCGCTACCGCACCCGTATCGGGCAATGCGTCGACATAGAACAGCGTCGCCACCATGTACAGGGCCCCTGGAACCCGAAAACCCGCGTTAGCGCCCGGTGAAGGTCTCGCGGAGCCGGCTGAACAACCCGCCGGCGGCATGGGTCGAGCGGACCTCGGCCACCTCGCGACCGCGGCGGCCTTTCAGTTCGCGCAGCAGCTCGATGTCCTGGTGATCCAGCCGGGTCGGGACCACCACCTCGACGTGAATGTGAAGATCACCCCGCGCGTTGGAACGCAGATGCGGCATCCCGCGCCCGCGGAGCGTGATCACCGAGCCCGGCTGCGCGCCAGGCGGAATGGTGATTTCGCTCAGACCGTCCAAGATGGCGTCCACCGTGACCGTGACACCCAGCGCGGCGTCGACCATGGGCACCGAAACCGTGCAGTGCAAATCGTCACCTTCGCGGACAAAGACGTCGTGAGCCTGCTCATGGACCTCGACATAAAGGTCACCCGCCGGCCCTCCCCCGGGCCCGACCTCACCCTGAGCGGCAAGCCGAACTCGCATCCCGTCGCCGACACCGGCCGGAATCTTGACGCTGATCTCCCGGCGGGCCCGCACCCGGCCGTCGCCCATGCACTGGTGGCACGGGTCGGGGATAACCACCCCGACACCGCGGCAGGTGGGACAGGGCCGCGACGTCAGCATCTGACCCAGCAGCGATCGCTGCACGGTCTGCACCTCCCCGCGACCACCGCAGGTGTCGCAGGGTACCGGGGCGGAATCGCCGTTGGTGCCCTTGCCCTGACACCGGTCGCATAAGACCGCGGTGTCGACGGTGACCTGCTTGGTGACACCGGTTGCGCACTCTTCGAGATCCAGTCGCATGCGCAGCAGCGAGTCCGAACCCGGCCGGACCCGGCCGATCGGGCCGCGTGATGCCGCGCCACCGCCAAAGCCGCCGCCGAAGAACGCCTCGAACACGTCGCCCAGGCCACCGAAGCCACCGAACCCATTGCCGGCCGCCGCGGCATTCTCCAGCGGATCCCCGCCCAGGTCCACGATGCGACGTTTGTCCGGGTCACTGAGCACCTCGTAGGCGACGCTGATTTCTTTGAACTTCGCCTGCGCAACCTCGTCGGGGTTGACGTCGGGATGCAGCTCGCGCGCCAGCTTGCGGTAGGCGCGTTTGATGTCCGCATCGCTGGCGCCTTTGCTCACGCCGAGCAGCCCGTAATAATCGCGTGCCACGCTTGATTCTCCTATGCCGCGTCTTATGCCGCGCCTACGCGGCCATCCACAAATTCTGCAGCAGGTGCGCGTTCATCGGGCACCCAAGACTTCGCCAATATAAAGAGCAACCGCGGCGACACTGGCGATAGTTCCCGGGTAGTCCATCCGGGTCGGACCCACCACCCCCATGCCACCGTAGACGGTGTCGGAGGAGCCATAGGCCGTGGACACCATCGAGGTGCCCGCCATCTGCTCAACCGCGGTCTCGTGGCCAATGCGCACCGTCACCTTGCCGGCTTCCTGCTGAGCCGCCAGCAACCGCAACACCACCACCTGCTCCTCGAGCGCTTCCAATATCGACCGCAGTGAACCCCCGAAGTCGGCGGCGTTGCGGGTCAGGTTCGCGGTGCCGCCCAACAGCAGGCGTTCCTCGGTGTGCTCCACCAGCGATTCCAGCAGCACCGTCGCCGCGCGGCCAACGGCGTCGCCCAACCCCCCGGCGCCATTGAGCTGACCGGCGAGCTCGGCCACCGCCACCGAGGCCGCCGACAACCTCTTGCCGTCCAGCGCCTGGGCGAGCATGTCTCGCAGCTGCGACAGCTGATGATCGTCGATAACGTCGCCAAGTTCGACAATGCGCTGATCCACCCGGCCGGAGTCGGTGATGACCACCATCAGCAGCCGGGCCGGTGTCAACGCGATCACTTCCAGATGACGAACGGTCGACGTCGACAACGTCGGATACTGCACGACGGCTACCTGGCGGGTCAGCTGAGCCAACAGCCGCACCGCACGGCGCAGCACGTCGTCGAGATCGACGCCGGATTCAAGAAAGCGCTGAATTGCCCGCCGCTCGGCCGACGACAGGGGTTTGACGTCCTCGATACGGTCGACGAACTCGCGGTAGCCCTTCTCCGTCGGAACCCGGCCGGAGCTGGTGTGCGGTTGGGTGATGTAGCCTTCGGCTTCCAGCACTGCCATGTCATTGCGGACGGTTGCGGATGAGACGCCCAGGTTATGACGCTCCACCAGGGACTTGGAGCCGATTGGTTCCTGGGTCGCAACGAAGTCGGCGACGATGGCACGCAGCACCTCAAAGCGACGCTCGTCGGCGCTTCCCATTGACTCGTCACCTCCTTGCACCTGCCTGGCCGGCTTCATTTTACGGTCTCAGCAGCCGCCCACAGTGGTACAGATATTCGGGCTAACCTGTCCAGCATGATCCCGTCGGGCTTCAGCGACGCGCCAGGGAAGATCCGCCCATGATCTTCAAGGGCGTGCGGGAAGGCAAGCCGTACCCCGAGCATGGGCTGTCCTATCGCGACTGGTCCCAGATTCCGCCGCAACAAATCCGGCTCGACGAGTTGGTCACCACGACGACGGTGCTCGCGCTGGACCGCCTACTTTCCGAGGACTCCACGTTTTACGGCGACCTTTTCCCGCACGCAGTGAGGTGGCGAGGCACCACCTATCTCGAGGACGGCCTGCACCGGGCGGTGCGGGCGGCGCTGCGTAACCGCACCGTGCTGCACGCGCGGGTGTTCGACATGGACACGCCACGAGGCCGGCCGGCCTAGCTGATAACCGGGGATGACGCCCGCCGCCGCGATCACTTTTCCGCGGCCCGCAGCAGCTGTATCGCCGGGGTGACCGGCAACGCGAGCTTCGGACCGAGCCGGTAACGTCCGCGCTGGCGGAGCCATCGGCGGCCAGCTGGATATTCGTCACGCTGAACGACAACGGCAGATCCCCAGGCTGATCAACTCGGCGACGGTCGGGACGTTAGGGGCCGGCGCCGGGCCCATCGGCTGGGGGTACCTCCCGGCCGGGCTGCCGGCTGCGATCGGCGTCATACCGACGGCCGCGGCGCCGATCGCACCGATGGACGCCTCCGGCAGGTCTGTGTGGCAGCTTGCGCCCTCGCCGTCATCGAAGGGATTGGCGCTCATCGCTGCTCCGCATCTGTGACTTACCCGCGGGTGATTGCCGATTCGGGGTGGGCGTGTGTGCGCCCAGGACCCGGTCCGACAGCAAACCGAGGCAGCTCAGGTTGGGGAACCCCGGCCCCTGGGTGAGTCCGGACAGGGTCGGCAGGAACAGCTTGGGTGTGACCTCGGCGACCGCCAGGTCGTAGCCGATCGCTTCCTGCAGGCGGTCGGCGGCCAGCGGTCCACCCAGCCCCAGCTCGAGCAGGTCGAGCGCGTCCTGACTGAATAGTGAGGTAAACCACAGCGGGTCGGCGCCGGAGCCGTCGATGACGAGATCGAATCCGTGCACCGTCTCGAAGTTCTCGCTGCCCCGGTTGGTGGACAGCGTCAACCGGATCTGCCCGTGGCGGCCCACCGCGTGGGCGACCCGGCCACGCAGGTGATGGATGCGGTCATCGGCCAGCAGCGCTTCCTGCACGTTCGCCGAGAACACTCCTCGGTCGGTGCGGGCCAAGGCATCGCGCCGTTCGTCGAGGGTCAGGGCCGTCCAGTCGGTCGGATCCGAGAACAGCGAGTTCTCGAAAAACCCTTCGCCGCGAGTGAACAGGGTCACCTGCGGGGAGATGACGGTGATGGTCGAAACCCGGTGCCGGAAGAGCTCGTTGAGCATCGAAGCGGCCGTCTCACCGCCACCGATCACCGCGACCCGCTCGGCGTTGATCCGGTCGTGGCCGGCGGCACGGTCCCAGAACTGTGCGATCGAGAACACCCGTGGGTTTCCGGGCAGCAGCGACTTTTCGGCCTGGCCGGGCCCGGTGATCATCAACGCGTCGGCGTGCAGGGTGGCTTCGTGGGTGCGCAGCGCCCAGCGGTCGCCGGTGACGGCTAGCCCGTCGACCTCGCCGTGGATCACCTTGAGGCCGACGTGATCGGCCACCCAGGCGAGGTATTGGCCCCACCTGCGATGGGTGGGCGCCGGGCGACCCCGGTCGATCCATTCAGCGAATGACGCGGTGGCGATCAAGTAGGACTGCCAGCTGTAGCGGGTCATCCGCTCGTCGAGTTCGGCGTTACGCCGCGGCACCAGCGCCGACCGGTAGGGGAAGCCGACATCCTTTTCCGGGCTGGTGCCTAGCCGGTGCGCCCCGTCCGTCCAGCCGCCGCTCGCCTGCCAGTTGGCGGCGACTCCGATGCGTTCGACGGCGATCACGTCGGGCGCATCCACGCCCATGTCACGCAGCACGGATGCCTTGGCCGCGACCGCGACCGCCTTGGCTCCGGCACCAAGCACGGCAAGCGTCGAAGTCATGGGGCAATCTCCACTAGCGCCTCCTGCCACAGCGACTGCAGCGCGGCGATGTCGTCGGCGCGCAGGATGTCGGGCAGTGCGCGCCACTGCGCGGCCAGCACCGGTGCGTCGGCGGGCCCGAGCAGCGCCACCAGCACCGTCAGTTCGTGGCGCACCGCCTGTTCGGGTTCGGGCAGTTGCCCCATCCCGGCCAGCAGTGCGCGATCGATCTTCAGGTCGCCAACGCCGACGTGCAGGCTACCCAGATAGTTCAGCAACAGTTGGGGTTCGGGGAGGGCGCGGAGTCGCTCGCCGGTGTCGGCCCGCAAATACCGCAGCA
The nucleotide sequence above comes from Mycobacterium decipiens. Encoded proteins:
- a CDS encoding PhoH family protein, yielding MTPRETRAADAGVARQADTQVRSSIDVPPDLVVGLLGSADENLRALERTLSADLHVRGNAVTLSGEPADVALAERVLSELVAIVASGQPLTPEVVRHSVAMLVGTGNESPAEVLTLDILSRRGKTIRPKTLNQKRYVDAIDANTIVFGIGPAGTGKTYLAMAKAVHALQTKQVTRIILTRPAVEAGERLGFLPGTLSEKIDPYLRPLYDALYDMMDPELIPKLMSAGVIEVAPLAYMRGRTLNDAFIVLDEAQNTTAEQMKMFLTRLGFGSKVVVTGDITQIDLPGGARSGLRAAVDILEDIDDIHIAELTSVDVVRHRLVSEIVDAYARYEEPTSRMNRAARRAPGARGRR
- the mbtG gene encoding NADPH-dependent L-lysine N(6)-monooxygenase MbtG, with translation MTSTLAVLGAGAKAVAVAAKASVLRDMGVDAPDVIAVERIGVAANWQASGGWTDGAHRLGTSPEKDVGFPYRSALVPRRNAELDERMTRYSWQSYLIATASFAEWIDRGRPAPTHRRWGQYLAWVADHVGLKVIHGEVDGLAVTGDRWALRTHEATLHADALMITGPGQAEKSLLPGNPRVFSIAQFWDRAAGHDRINAERVAVIGGGETAASMLNELFRHRVSTITVISPQVTLFTRGEGFFENSLFSDPTDWTALTLDERRDALARTDRGVFSANVQEALLADDRIHHLRGRVAHAVGRHGQIRLTLSTNRGSENFETVHGFDLVIDGSGADPLWFTSLFSQDALDLLELGLGGPLAADRLQEAIGYDLAVAEVTPKLFLPTLSGLTQGPGFPNLSCLGLLSDRVLGAHTPTPNRQSPAGKSQMRSSDERQSLR
- a CDS encoding 16S rRNA (uracil(1498)-N(3))-methyltransferase; translated protein: MVATLFYVDALPDTGAVAVVAGDEGFHAATVRRIRPGEQLVLGDGAGGLARCRVEQAGRAGLHARVLGRWNVDPGRPSVTVVQALPKSERSELAIELATEAGADAFLAWQAARCVANWEGARIDRGLRRWCAVARSAARQSRRAYIPPVDGVASTAALVRRVRDEVAAGSTVLALHEAATDRLADVTLAQANSLILVVGPEGGITPDEIAALTDAGALAVRLGPTVLRTSTAAAVALGALGVLTSRWD
- a CDS encoding type II toxin-antitoxin system VapB family antitoxin, whose translation is MIFKGVREGKPYPEHGLSYRDWSQIPPQQIRLDELVTTTTVLALDRLLSEDSTFYGDLFPHAVRWRGTTYLEDGLHRAVRAALRNRTVLHARVFDMDTPRGRPA
- the dnaJ gene encoding molecular chaperone DnaJ, which produces MARDYYGLLGVSKGASDADIKRAYRKLARELHPDVNPDEVAQAKFKEISVAYEVLSDPDKRRIVDLGGDPLENAAAAGNGFGGFGGLGDVFEAFFGGGFGGGAASRGPIGRVRPGSDSLLRMRLDLEECATGVTKQVTVDTAVLCDRCQGKGTNGDSAPVPCDTCGGRGEVQTVQRSLLGQMLTSRPCPTCRGVGVVIPDPCHQCMGDGRVRARREISVKIPAGVGDGMRVRLAAQGEVGPGGGPAGDLYVEVHEQAHDVFVREGDDLHCTVSVPMVDAALGVTVTVDAILDGLSEITIPPGAQPGSVITLRGRGMPHLRSNARGDLHIHVEVVVPTRLDHQDIELLRELKGRRGREVAEVRSTHAAGGLFSRLRETFTGR
- the hrcA gene encoding heat-inducible transcriptional repressor HrcA, with protein sequence MGSADERRFEVLRAIVADFVATQEPIGSKSLVERHNLGVSSATVRNDMAVLEAEGYITQPHTSSGRVPTEKGYREFVDRIEDVKPLSSAERRAIQRFLESGVDLDDVLRRAVRLLAQLTRQVAVVQYPTLSTSTVRHLEVIALTPARLLMVVITDSGRVDQRIVELGDVIDDHQLSQLRDMLAQALDGKRLSAASVAVAELAGQLNGAGGLGDAVGRAATVLLESLVEHTEERLLLGGTANLTRNAADFGGSLRSILEALEEQVVVLRLLAAQQEAGKVTVRIGHETAVEQMAGTSMVSTAYGSSDTVYGGMGVVGPTRMDYPGTIASVAAVALYIGEVLGAR